The Lycium ferocissimum isolate CSIRO_LF1 chromosome 10, AGI_CSIRO_Lferr_CH_V1, whole genome shotgun sequence genome window below encodes:
- the LOC132034312 gene encoding uncharacterized protein LOC132034312, with amino-acid sequence MMNSVVKHVSTIFNRPLNPVLQQWRGIRVKVRNNNLDQALFLMQRKMQSSGMERLIKREQLHHIKNSEKRVLARKILERKIRSQELARKLKSILIKKVRGL; translated from the exons ATGATGAACTCAGTGgtgaagcatgtatcaaccatCTTCAATCGACCCTTAAATCCAGTGCTACAACAATGGCGAGGAATAAGAGTGAAGGTGAGGAACAATAACTTAGACCAAGCTTTGTTTTTGATGCAGAGGAAAATGCAGTCTAGTGGAATGGAAAGGCTTATAAAGCGTGAACAGTTACATCATATCAAGAACTCGGAGAAGCGGGTGTTGGCTCGTAAGATTCTTGAACGTAAAATCCGTTCTCAAGAACTTGCTCGTAAGCTCAAATCCATCCTCATCAAGAAAGTCAG GGGCCTATGA